The DNA segment AAGCACGAGGGTTTCCAGGTACCCCAGAATAAACACCGCGCCCACCACCGAAATCCCGAAGCCTACGAGCTTGCCGCGCCGTGTCGGGTACTTCATCGTCGCGCAGGCAGTGAGCACCAACACCAGGAACCACAACAGCAAAGCACCGGTAAACGGAGTGAGGTTGTACAGCCAGGCAAATACGTCAAATAGCCACATTGTGTTGTTGCTTCCACCGAAAGACTCCTTGGGTTATCGGCGGATTTACGTGGGGCTTTACCCGAGCAGGCATCAGTCCCAAAAAGGGAACGAACGGTCCCTTTCTGGGACTGATCAAGTTTTACGCAGCGGCCGCAGGCGATATTTGCTCCAGCGCACGCTCGACCAGCAGTTGGCCCAGTTCGGTCATTTGTTGGATGGCCAGGAGTACGCCGCGCTGGGCGCCGTTGAGCTCAAAGGCCAGGGCGCAGGCCAGGGCGTTGAGGGAGGCGAGGGTTTCGCTGGCGTTGACCAGCAGGGTTTCGGTGTTCTGGTGTGGGTTGACGGTGAAGATACTGGATGAGGTAGGTGGGTTGGGGGTGGGTTTGATCATGGTGAACATCTCCGATATGTGAAGGAGACTGACACCACTTGCTTGCACGCAAATCGGGTGGCAGCTGTGCGCAGGTGTGCAAGACCGGGCATATCGGCCCCCGGCAGACCCGAAGGTCTCCCACGCACAGCCGCCATAACAAACACAGCAGGCAAAAAAAATGCCCGTTGAATGGCTATGGGCGTTGGTGCGCCGATATGTAACCGGACTTGCACGTCCGTGTCACCGTTTTTTGCGATGACCGACCAAGCCTAGGCGCGAAGGCGGCGAGCGACAAGTTCATGGGCGGCGCGAAAACGTGCGGGAAAAATCTGAAGGAATCATGCCGCACGATCATTCCTACAGGTTTTGGGGGTTGTTGCTCGGACATCGCGTCACTCGCCTTTGGGATTTGAATCATCTCACCGACAAAGCATGATGAATACGGTCATTGTGGGAGCTGGCTTGCCTGCGATGCAGACGCTTCGGTGTGTCAGTTAAACCGAGGTGATGCTATCGCAGGCAAGCCAGCTCCCACACAAGCCAGCTCCCACATTGGGTCTTCAGAGGTGCTGAGAACGGGGGTTCAGGCCAGGCCAGCTTCGACCAGCAGCGCTTCCAGCCCCATCAGGTCCGGTACTTTCGCCACATGCTCGCCGACCTGTACCGCCGCCAGTTCCAGCGGCGACAGGGGGACGTCCACATAACTCAGTTGGCTGTCGAGCTTGTACGAGCGGGGAATGCCCTGGATCACCAGCGCAATAAACTTCAATGTCGGGCGCCCGCCCAGGGCGTTGAGCACGACGATTCGTGCGCGTTCGCTGACGACGCTGGTGCCACCGCAGGCCGCTTCAAAGCTGATCAGGGGCAGTTGCTGGTCGCGCCAGGTCACTGGCCGCAAGTACCA comes from the Pseudomonas shahriarae genome and includes:
- a CDS encoding DUF6124 family protein, which translates into the protein MIKPTPNPPTSSSIFTVNPHQNTETLLVNASETLASLNALACALAFELNGAQRGVLLAIQQMTELGQLLVERALEQISPAAAA
- a CDS encoding chemotaxis protein CheW, producing the protein MLDHRTSQLTGLLLPLADRHLLLPNVAVAELIDFQRGEPASDAPPWYLRPVTWRDQQLPLISFEAACGGTSVVSERARIVVLNALGGRPTLKFIALVIQGIPRSYKLDSQLSYVDVPLSPLELAAVQVGEHVAKVPDLMGLEALLVEAGLA